One window of Dysidea avara chromosome 11, odDysAvar1.4, whole genome shotgun sequence genomic DNA carries:
- the LOC136238750 gene encoding uncharacterized protein: MAAGWRQAISTTLREVRLHLCQSSPASKGAREFVEKHYVGLKQQNPTFPFLIRECSGVTPKLYVRYAEIPIEKSASLDNLTSDEILQRLQKLVETPSEA; this comes from the exons ATGGCTGCTGGTTGGAGACAAGCAATTTCAACGACGTTACGTGAAGTTCGCCTCCACTTGTGCCAGTCATCGCCTGCTAGCAAGGGAGCCAG GGAATTTGTTGAAAAGCACTACGTTGGTTTAAAGCAGCAAAACCCCACTTTCCCCTTCTTAATACGCGAGTGCAGTGGAGTAACACCCAAGCTGTATGTGAGATATG CGGAGATTCCAATAGAGAAAAGTGCTTCGCTGGACAATCTAACAAGTGATGAAATTCTACAGCGACTACAGAAACTAGTGGAAACGCCTTCTGAAGCTTAG
- the LOC136238746 gene encoding septin-6-like, translating into MTDMTSSSQVARTLGTDGRSMELKGTVGFSSLPDQLVNKSVTKGFDFNILCVGETAVGKSTLIDSLFKSNFDDAPVSHKQPQVSLTRHTYNLKESNVNLRLTVVSTTGFGDQINKENSSKPIVEYIDNQFETYLQEELKIKRNLMETHDTRIHVCLYFVSPTGHSLKSLDLISMKELDKKVNIIPIIAKADTVSRPELLQFKKKIMEELGENGLRIYTFPTDDATVADTNNKMNEQIPFAVVGSREEIVAGGQRVRARKYPWGVVEVENETHCDFVKLREMMIRTNMEDLREKTHSIHYELYRRNKLTAMGFSDTSADNKPVSLQETYEQKRSEHLREMQTREERMRQMFVQKVKEKESQLKSSEQKLHDEFERMRKQHTDEKKQLDDKRVSLEDEINDFNKRKAQLQAHRAQAELAKSNAAATIRSPRK; encoded by the exons ATGACCGATATGACCTCCTCATCGCAAGTTGCAAGGACGCTG GGCACAGATGGGCGCAGCATGGAATTGAAGGGTACGGTTGGGTTCTCCAGCCTTCCCGACCAATTGGTAAACAAATCAGTCACAAAGGGATTCGATTTCAACATTCTTTGCGTTG GGGAAACTGCTGTTGGCAAATCTACACTGATTGATTCGTTGTTCAAATCTAATTTTGATG atgcTCCAGTCAGTCATAAGCAACCACAAGTCAGCTTGACCAGGCATACATATA ATTTGAAGGAAAGCAATGTCAACTTAAGACTGACAGTTGTTAGCACAACAGGTTTTGGAGACCAGATCAACAAGGAGAACAG CTCTAAACCAATAGTGGAGTACATTGATAACCAGTTTGAAACTTATCTTCAGGAAGAGCTAAAAATCAAACGAAACTTGATGGAAACACATGACACTCGTATCCATGTTTGCCTCTACTTCGTAAGCCCCACGGGACACTC GTTGAAGTCATTGGATCTTATCAGCATGAAAGAATTGGACAAGAAAGTCAATATTATTCCTATCATAGCAAAGGCTGACACTGTGTCTAGGCCAGAGCTGCTTCAGTTCAAGAAAAAA ATAATGGAAGAGCTAGGAGAGAATGGACTAAGGATTTACACATTTCCTACAGATGATGCTACTGTTGCTGATACTAATAACAAAATGAAT GAACAAATTCCATTTGCTGTGGTTGGCTCCAGGGAAGAAATAGTTGCTGGTGGGCAGCGTGTACGAGCTAGGAAGTACCCATGGGGTGTCGTTGAAG TTGAAAATGAGACTCACTGTGACTTTGTCAAACTGCGAGAGATGATGATCAG GACCAATATGGAGGATCTTAGGGAGAAAACTCATTCAATACATTACGAGTTATACCGGAGGAATAAGTTGACTGCTATGGGCTTCAGTGATACCTCAGCTGATAATAAACCTGTCAG CTTGCAAGAGACTTATGAACAGAAACGTAGTGAACATTTGAGAGAGATGCAGACAAGAGAGGAACGGATGAGACAGATGTTTGTACAAAAG GTGAAAGAAAAGGAATCTCAGCTGAAGTCTTCAGAGCAAAAACTCCATGATGAATTTGAGCGAATGAGGAAACAGCATACTGATGAGAAGAAACAACTTGATGATAAACGAGTTTCACTT GAGGATGAAATAAATGATTTCAACAAAAGGAAAGCTCAATTACAAGCTCACAGGGCTCAAGCTGAGCTAGCTAAGTCAAACGCTGCTGCTACAATCCGATCTCCGAGAAAGTGA
- the LOC136238741 gene encoding uncharacterized protein — protein sequence MDLNVEFADATIKKIAVSRDCMLNNAIKIIAQKCGLSSVADKLGEFSLAWKDENSDDWIDVSWLLLDIPLKDQGVGGANLILFRKKYFVKNEDMDAIDSSPTLLAFIYHQLHHTFVAGLYKCTAFQAVNIAAVACSAEFSGLEMRAGSLTKTGRLKQILPEEFRDTSGIEQNILKAMQNLQNVSEDEAKKTFVQRIRKLETFGQSFFSVTFPDEEDMGCDVSLLGIGTDFIHWIDSSNMESFTQWDVEQVIAYGDKGNIFSLQFSNNTGISVVSDYARQITQFLQGIKEYNGPTPQQYASPLMYRRSLLNLNTLEVDSEEVEKSSEETVTTAEKYKENNHNRTESSPELTKVKDSNEVSEPTYLDLRSDSVSPQPEVASSNKSSPNIVIKPPVPSKKPPISSKKSPLTSKKSPLLDSTAMPSDDRSPSPNYKSPSPSEEVEDDNSLYATADTVKAPLIVQRIPLNDVEEDKTSSPVLRRKRQGAEGKESPNLERGGLRRRAGKKRPESILREMEEEKKSRLATRRKPASAKPGTKETHSEDEILAPPTNRRLSKLAARKNRALSMRVTPTYKRLEDLEDILEDNLRASSWANEVNPIYDRVAASEVENFIENSEVTYESLNDISGDATKDEESSTATSGTASSNNKRIDIYGDMDEDVFRKQSVTKSASNAAESSRKVSFQEVKDPSEGLKDDMGGDIYQDPDEAMQQAPVTSSNSPAVKPPVDDMGGDDIYQDPTTAVNTSKPDQDPFSDDIYQDPTAIESNKKSIPDEFSEDSIYQDPSAVELNKKPVDNGFGDDSIYQDPTLIESDKTPAADKTAEEDPYQDLSSIQTEVKQSTSKKTDETPPKGSYRSDTLRSTTSTTSITSKQSGTLSRQTNPSMGKRPYKPGQSRLRMQTSVSGEDTPPPEKPARQAPKVANTMKDYSTLLRDYRVFYVKLPTLEVHPELVNINQDASKLIQRLCVIVGARNPDQYNLFVEGACLSGVKEGSQDLMRSADGTTVVTSSAGLVGLTNKAGTKTGTLNYFDTFLLRAFAMLPDQGSEPILMNPMKSLKEQNITTSRILALRLKLAYEETLPDKPLRVPPHIRFHQCWISIVQGNQPVAMDDAIRLAALQYQAYFLDRTEADSVVGFCKPTEFLPMEYSTVRTMSEKVYKEQLTLSGYTRQLAQEVYIHTCSTLPTSTAIFFPVKEPSKKRMKLTPVYLGVSKEGLLRVDIKTKEVLDLWEYRVLKNWAHTENTFMLAFEKKTYPVQTNQGKWIKDLIDFHVKGILKARAAIAQAPQQGRVQHRPQQPQPSKDKNKIKVTAPPIKPTQDADYDEIIYDAPEDEDIYDIPDDLQNLIPK from the exons ATGGACTTGAACGTGGAATTTGCAGACGCTACGATCAAGAAGATCGCG GTATCGCGTGATTGTATGTTAAATAATGCTATCAAGATCATAGCACAGAAATGCG GGTTGTCTTCTGTTGCTGATAAGCTAGGTGAATTCTCGCTAGCTTGGAAAGATGAAAACTCAGATGATTGGATagatg TCTCATGGCTATTATTAGACATACCACTCAAAGACCAAGGTGTAGGAGGCGCTAATTTAATTCTCTTCAG AAAAAAGTACTTTGTAAAGAATGAAGATATGGATGCCATTGATTCCAGCCCAACCCTTTTAGCCTTTATCTACCATCAG TTACACCATACGTTTGTTGCTGGCCTTTACAAGTGTACAGCATTTCAGGCTGTGAATATTGCGGCTGTTGCATGCTCTGCTGAGTTCTCTGGATTGGAAATGAGAGCAGGATCCCTGAC GAAGACTGGAAGATTGAAGCAGATTCTTCCAGAGGAGTTTAGAGACACTAGTGGTATAGAGCAGAACATATTAAAG GCCATGCAAAACCTTCAAAATGTATCAGAGGATGAGGCAAAGAAGACCTTTGTTCAGAGGATTAGAAAGCTAGAAACTTTTGGGCAAAGTTTTTTCAGTGTtact TTTCCGGATGAGGAGGATATGGGATGTGATGTGTCACTGTTAGGAATAGGAACAGACTTCATTCACTGGATTGATAGCAGTAACATGGAG TCATTTACACAATGGGATGTTGAACAAGTTATCGCCTATGGAGACAAAGGAAATATATTCTCATTA CAATTTTCCAACAACACAGGCATTAGCGTAGTCAGTGATTATGCTCGTCAGATCACTCAGTTTCTACAAGGGATCAAGGAGTACAATGGACCAACGCCACAGCAATATGCATCGCCTTTGATGTACCGAAGGAGTCTCCTCAATCTGAACACCTTGGAAGTAGACTCGGAAGAGGTTGAAAAATCCTCAGAAGAAACAGTTACAACTGCTGAAAAATACAAAGAGAATAATCACAATAGGACAGAGTCATCTCCTGAACTTACAAAAGTCAAGGATAGTAATGAGGTTTCTGAACCAACGTATCTTGATTTACGAAGTGATAGTGTGTCTCCTCAGCCAGAGGTAGCAAGTAGCAACAAATCTTCCCCGAACATAGTTATAAAGCCTCCTGTTCCTAGTAAAAAGCCCCCTATTTCCAGTAAAAAATCTCCTTTAACTAGTAAAAAGTCCCCCTTGCTTGACAGTACAGCAATGCCATCCGATGACAGGTCCCCTTCACCAAATTATAAGAGTCCATCGCCTAGTGAAGAAGTTGAAGATGACAACAGCTTATATGCAACTGCTGACACTGTAAAAGCTCCGCTGATTGTACAAAGAATACCTTTAAATGATGTGGAAGAGGATAAAACTTCCTCACCTGTGTTGAGGAGGAAACGGCAAGGTGCAGAAGGCAAGGAAAGTCCCAATTTAGAGCGAGGAGGTTTGAGGAGACGAGCAGGCAAAAAACGCCCTGAATCAATCCTTCGTGAAATGGAGGAAGAAAAAAAGTCACGACTAGCCACCAGAAGAAAGCCAGCATCTGCAAAACCTGGTACTAAGGAAACACACAGTGAAGATG AAATATTGGCACCACCAACTAATAGAAGGTTAAGCAAGCTGGCAGCAAGAAAGAATCGAGCACTCAGTATGAGAGTAACTCCGACTTACAAGAGGTTAGAAGATTTGGAAGACATATTGGAGGACAATCTTCGAGCGAGCAGTTGGGCCAATGAGGTTAACCCAATATATGACAGGGTGGCTGCCTCAgaagtagaaaatttcattgaaaaTTCAGAGGTGACGTATGAGTCTTTAAACGATATTAGTGGTGACGCAACCAAAGATGAAGAATCGTCTACTGCAACTAGTGGTACAGCATCAAGCAATAACAAGCGTATTGACATATATGGTGACATGGATGAAGATGTGTTTAGAAAACAAAGTGTTACAAAGTCGGCCAGTAATGCAGCAGAATCAAGTAGAAAAGTGAGTTTTCAAGAAGTCAAAGATCCGTCTGAAGGTCTCAAAGATGATATGGGTGGTGATATTTATCAGGACCCTGATGAGGCTATGCAGCAAGCTCCTGTAACTTCGTCAAATAGTCCTGCAGTCAAACCTCCTGTAGACGACATGGGGGGAGATGACATTTATCAAGATCCTACAACTGCTGTGAATACAAGTAAACCAGATCAAGATCCCTTTAGTGATGACATTTATCAAGATCCAACTGCCATTGAATCAAATAAAAAATCAATACCTGATGAATTTAGTGAGGATTCCATATACCAAGACCCGAGTGCTGTTGAGTTAAACAAAAAACCTGTCGATAATGGATTTGGTGATGATTCTATTTACCAAGATCCTACGTTGATCGAGTCCGATAAAACACCGGCTGCAGATAAGACAGCTGAAGAAGATCCCTATCAAGATCTTAGCTCAATTCAGACCGAGGTAAAACAGTCGACTAGCAAGAAGACCGATGAGACACCACCTAAAGGGAGTTATCGTTCGGACACTCTTCGTTCTACCACCTCAACTACTAGTATTACTAGTAAGCAAAGTGGGACACTGTCACGACAGACAAATCCTAGTATGGGAAAGAGACCTTACAAGCCTGGTCAGAGTCGTTTGAGGATGCAAACTTCAGTTAGTGGTGAGGATACTCCCCCTCCTGAGAAACCAGCAAGACAAGCTCCTAAGGTTGCCAACACAATGAAG GACTATTCAACACTATTGAGGGACTACAGGGTTTTCTATGTAAAGTTGCCCACACTTGAGGTGCACCCTGAACTG GTTAATATTAACCAGGATGCATCCAAGTTGATACAAAGATTGTGTGTCATAGTTGGAGCAA GGAACCCTGACCAGTACAACCTGTTTGTGGAGGGGGCATGTTTATCAGGAGTAAAGGAAGGATCACAGGACCTCATG AGAAGTGCAGATGGGACCACTGTGGTTACCAGTTCAGCAGGATTGGTTGGATTAACTAACAAGGCTGGCACCAAAACTGGTACACTGAACTACTTTGACACCTTCCTGCTACGAGCATTCGCCATGTTACCTG ATCAGGGATCTGAACCAATTCTAATGAACCCCATGAAGTCTCTTAAAGAACAAAATATAACTACAAGCAGAATATTAGCATTAAG ACTAAAATTAGCATATGAGGAAACCTTGCCAGACAAGCCATTGAGAGTGCCACCTCATATCAGATTTCACCAG TGTTGGATTAGTATAGTTCAAGGCAATCAGCCAGTAGCAATGGATGATGCTATAAGA CTAGCAGCTTTGCAATACCAAGCATACTTCTTGGACAGAACTGAAGCTGACTCGGTAGTTGGATTTTGCAA ACCAACAGAATTTCTACCAATGGAATATTCCACAGTACGTACCATGTCAGAGAAAGTTTACAAAGAGCAGTTAACATTATCAGGGTACACACGACAATTAGCTCAAGAAGTTTACATCCACACTTGCTCCACACTACCAACTAGTACTGCCATATTTTTCCCTGTAAAG GAACCCAGTAAAAAAAGAATGAAGTTGACACCAGTTTATCTTGGTGTGAGCAAGGAAGGCTTGTTACGTGTTGATATCAAAACAAAAGAG GTGCTTGACTTGTGGGAGTACCGTGTACTCAAGAACTGGGCTCATACTGAGAACACATTCATGTTG GCCTTTGAAAAGAAGACCTATCCTGTCCAAACCAACCAAGGAAAGTGGATTAAAGATCTTATAGATTTTCATGTCAAAGGAATTTTAAAAGCTAGG GCAGCAATTGCACAGGCACCACAGCAAGGCAGGGTACAACATAGGCCTCAACAACCACAACCATCGAAAGACAAAAATAAGATAAAAGTGACCGCCCCTCCAATAAAACCCACACAGGATGCAGACTACGATGAAATCA TATATGATGCTCCTGAGGATGAAGATATTTATGATATTCCTGACGACCTTCAAAATCTTATACCAAAATGA
- the LOC136238744 gene encoding uncharacterized protein — MAARNCSACLQCCNHRGLCNNGTCACQFEFSGQACENPNLSYLVSFACVFFLLFVIATIQLVLCMLFDSRKSGRPGLRNAFRVTTQKILYGIVIGAAGTRGIYFTVQEYIPSQWGDLLLSLYYPALITGFSLLMCHWAESFQNSELMCVTRHQYLNKYSVAFVLFNMFVYSLWVAEVISTLLMKSSLQERQANIFNVVFAFLMLLTLLGFACIGVKLFLQKRSNDKMIVNSKQQKHSVVGLVTQTLLQGLVVILLLYDVFSHLYHNEVTDNVTIRIMIHVLEFGVALWFSCALWNIKKPDALWVLNPELVLHMSPVKEKQPNYGTISARAEDRCFICLDKDPDEDLIFPCKCRGELGVVHPSCLQKFYITLISSKNPSEPLRCRICKHKYKIETPGFWLILSVPSVYRRLIIQALILFVILGISVVIIYFSAVCIPPVAAKFFVICITIVIDLVILQIAGYNWWSYYKKIQAASVRIDGPRAVIQDTSELAQPQPASQEVAVRSYSTNDDNTTITDNEDVALIPSSRSNTDLDNDCNCQLCTESPTIIPEIKPVDSASVLVSVIVHSPQSH, encoded by the exons ATGGCGGCACGAAACTGTTCGGCGTGTTTACAGTGCTGTAACCATAGGGGCTTGTGTAATAATGGCACATGTGCGTGCCAG ttTGAGTTTTCTGGTCAGGCGTGCGAGAACCCCAACCTGAGTTACCTGGTGTCGTTCGCTTGTGTATTCTTCCTATTGTTCGTGATAGCGACCATTCAACTG GTCTTATGTATGTTGTTTGATTCTCGCAAGAGTGGTAGACCAGGCTTAAGAAATGCATTCAGAGTGACCACACAGAAAATACTTTATGGAATAGTAATAGGAGCTGCTGGCACTAGAGGAATATATTTCACCGTacag GAGTACATTCCATCACAATGGGGTGACCTCTTATTAAGCCTCTACTATCCAGCCCTTATCACTGGCTTTTCATTGCTAATGTGCCATTGGGCAGAG TCTTTCCAGAATTCTGAGTTGATGTGTGTTACCCGTCACCAGTACCTTAATAAATACTCAGTGGCTTTTGTTTTATTTAATATGTTCGTGTACAGCTTGTGGGTGGCTGAAGTGATTTCAACGTTGTTGATGAAATCCAGTCTACAA GAAAGGCAGGCTAACATTTTCAATGTCGTATTCGCCTTTTTGATGCTGCTAACATTGTTAGGATTCGCATGTATTGGAGTGAAACTGTTTCTACAAAAACGTAGTAATGACAAGATGATTGTAAATTCCAAACAGCAGAAACATTCTGTTGTTGGATTAGTAACACAAACATTACTACAA GGCCTGGTTGTTATCCTGCTATTATACGATGTCTTTAGCCACCTGTATCACAACGAAGTTACTGACAATGTTACCATCAGAATTATGATTCATGTGTTAGAGTTTGGTGTGGCACTGTGGTTCTCTTGTGCTCTATGGAACATTAAAAA ACCCGACGCATTGTGGGTATTGAACCCTGAATTGGTATTGCATATGTCACCTGTAAAAGAAAAGCAACCCAATTATGGAACTATTTCTG CAAGGGCCGAGGATCGTTGCTTCATCTGTTTAGACAAAGATCCTGATGAAGATCTAATATTCCCATGTAAATGTCGTGGAGAATTAGGGGTCGTACATCCTAGCTGTTTACAAAAATTT TATATTACACTGATATCTTCAAAGAACCCTTCTGAGCCTCTAAGATGTAGAATATGTAAACACAAG TATAAAATTGAGACTCCAGGGTTCTGGTTGATTTTGTCAGTACCATCCGTTTACAGGAG GTTGATTATACAGGCTTTGATATTGTTTGTCATCTTGGGCATCTCTGTTGTCATCATCTACTTTTCTGCTGTCTGTATTCCACCAGTTGCAGCAAAGTTCTTTGTCATCTGTATAACAATAGTGATTGACTTAGTGATATTACA GATTGCAGGCTATAACTGGTGGTCTTATTACAAAAAGATTCAAGCAGCATCTGTCAGAATTGACGGCCCAAGAGCTGTTATACAGGACACCTCAGAACTAGCCCAACCACAGCCAGCATCACAAGAAGTGGCCGTAAGATCATATAGCACTAATGATGATAATACAACCATTACTGATAATGAAGATGTAGCATTAATACCATCATCCAGATCAAATACTGATTTAGACAATGATTGCAATTGTCAACTGTGTACAGAATCTCCAACTATCATTCCAGAAATCAAACCTGTGGACTCAGCCTCAGTCCTAGTATCAGTAATAGTACATTCCCCCCAATCACATTAA